The Glycine soja cultivar W05 chromosome 19, ASM419377v2, whole genome shotgun sequence genomic sequence aaaaattccttaatCTTTTTATCTCAGGTTACATCCAGAATCTCTCTCTCTAAACATCATTTAACCAAAATTTAGACACATGTTAATCACATAACTTTTCatgaaaatttatatctaaaataTCTTCGTCTTCGTCCTCACACTCGCACCCCCATGTGTTTTTTTTCAAGTTACACCTGATATTTTCCCAATTGTTTAACTCACATTACACTCATATCCTCTCCCTCCTAAACACCGCTTAATAATTTAACAGCAAATAGACACATGCTGATCATatgaattttaatgaaaatttatgtctaaaatacTCTCATTTTCTTCCTCTTATCTCCATAAAGACATGACACAATTTtcaatatacaaatattttaacactcctttttctttttatttttctctaactGGACGTGAATTCGATTTTATGTTAGACGTGAATCCACTTTGTTAGTATGCATGTATTAACacccttccttcttcttcttcttcttcttcttcttttagttcaattttttttttgtgcgtgTTAGATCGTTTGGTTGTTATGTTTTTGTTGTACATATTCTCAGCAATGCCTATTGATTGAATATAGtcttttgcttcaaattttagtattttgctcctccatttatgtttttaactcctttctttaaaatatttattttttatgattaattgtttGATATAATGTCTCAATTAAGATCTGCATCTTCTTCAAGTGTTTGCAATAATGAAGTAAGAgtcaaatataaaagaaaaaattgttattatctTAAGAAAGGTCCATTCAGAGgttaaattgtttatttgttattaagTATTTGACAAAGGACGATAGGATAATTTGTTTGCTCAAGATATTTCAATTGACGTTAATTAATGACATGATATTAAGAAAATGAggataaaagtaatataaaaaaaggaaaaggtatTGAGTGTAATTTGAGAAAAACACAAGTATAACAAATATGTTAAGACAATTTTGTCTACTCACATATTTCAATTGATGTTAGTTAAGAACGTCAATAAAAATGgagtaaaagtaatataaagagatgaaaaaatatgggatgtaatttgataaaaaaaaaaacacaaaaaaatgccAGTGGAATTTACTCTTTTAAGAATTATTCTCTAAGTTTTATCATGATAATTTGTAACCTTGGAGGGAAAAAGATAGGAtgttttaaccaataaaataagtaaaaaaaggcAGCGGAAAAGAAGTATGATTAGTGCATTAATTAAatcacatgcacatgcataatACAACACAAAATCAACTTGAACCAAGCCCTTCATTTTCAAGCTACAGTAATTGTAAACATATTGAATTGTTCTGGCATATTGATTTCTCTGATTTCTCTGATCACCTGAACCTTATCCTCATCGAATTGTTGATCTTCGCAGTTCGCGTagtgtttcaactttcaagttcAACTGACTCAGGAACTAGAGAAGCTTTGTCATGTTCAACCTTAGGACATCAATCTTCCAGTTGCTTCTCTTCATTCAGCACGAACAACTTGAACACATGAAACTCTTTCAACTGGACACTCTTGTAGTCTTGTTTTCCCCCAAAGCATTAATCACAACCTTCAATTTGCCAACCACGCTCACGTAACACAACATATCACACCACGATTGGTAATGGTGTGATATATCTATTTAAACTGTTAAACTGAAATTTGCCAAATCATGACGGTCGTGCATTCAAGGCctgtgtagtttttttttaaaagacttcaAGGTTTGCGTACTGATATGCGATATTAATTATGTGCTACTCGgtcaattataataaaattgaaagttatGTTGTTCTTGGTGGGTACAGTATGAAGGATCCAACAGATACACTTGTAAAACTTTTGAAAATGCACACACCTTCAAGTATTTAATTGTTTAACTTTTAAGTTCTCATATGTTAATGTGGTCGGTTGGCCCTGCGATGATGCCAAAACAGCTATGTAAGTTTTGGTTCACAAATGTTTTTATTAGATTACATTCAAATAGAGCCATGAGAGCAAATGTAATTGAAAGTCAGCTACATTAATTTTCCAATCATGGTACTAATTCtaatatgaaacaaaaaccTGGTATTGTCCAAAAGTTTATTGAATTTTCATAAGCAAACTTAACCGGAACTTTCTTTCTTGTATATACACGTTTGTTCCTTACCAATCCCAATGCTTACTCTGTCTTCACAACAAGTGACTCAAATCCATCGTTATTGGTGGCCTTTTGGTTGagattttttccaaaaaccatTCCTCCATACCCATATTGTTGAACAACTAGCAAAGATGAGCGCGAACCAAAATTGTTTGACGCCAAAATATCCCCTATAACTCCAAGTTCTAAGCATTCACACCATTCTAGCAAATTTGAGAAGACTCGAGAGTTCCTACAATTACCTTGTCCAACTATGTATAAATCGCAACCATTTTTTTCTAGCTCATTAAGGATATTGGGAATATCTTCACCAATATGGACATCAATCTCTGAGTAGGATATAGATTCCTTATTGTTCACTGCCGTAAGTCTGAATGAATTTATATACTCATCATCTAACTCTTTCTGCTTCTCACTATCCATTACAGAAGACAATATCCCTCGTGCTTCATCATGAACTGAACCATCTACTTCTGCCGCTTCGTCAAACAAAAGAATCCGAACCACTGATAGTTTGATTCCTGGATGTCCTGCCATCCTCCATGCAACAGCTAAGGCTTCACGATCATCAGGGCCTCCAACAAAGAGCATAAGAATACGAAGGTTCATTTTGGGAATTGACCCAAAATCACGATCAAGAAATATCCCCACAGAGCAAGGGGCATGCTGCATTACATTTTGGTTTATATCTCTGTATACGGCATTGGTTACTTCAAGCGCACCTTCTGAACTTAATTGTTTGTGGAATGGAAGGATAATTAAGCTTGTGTGTTTCTCATTTGCTGAGTTGTATATGTCCTCATGAATGGTTGCATAGGATGACACCACATTTAAGGTCTCAATTCTGACAGCGTCATATGCCTCTCCAAATGCATCAAATGTATTGGCAATGCTTTCTAACTCTGCCTGTGATTTGGTGAGATTTTGTTCTCCGGGTTGGCTACTAGGCTTCTCTATATGTGCAGCCACAAGGGCAGCAGCACGTCCAGTAAGTTCAATAAGGTACATGGCACAAACATGTATAGGGGAAAGTCTAGTGGCATTAAAAGTTTCAATGATGCTGATCATGCTCGTGGCTTGCCGAGTATTGTGGACACATGCTAGAATTCGAAGCTCCGCATCCACTCTTAGTTTTTGTATAGTCTTTAGCTTGTTCTGTTCGAATCTCTTTCTTGGTCTGTAGACGGCATTGATGACAGGAGATACTACTACAGTCATTAGAAGAACAGCTGAAGTAATAACCGCATAGGTAGGTACAAAAAAAATCTGCAATAAAACATTACAAGAAACTTGTAAATTATACGAGTAACTAAAGaagaattttatcaaaataaataaataaataaatagaccAATACCGCTCTATCCCAAGCAATGTTTAGCATAATCAGTGCCATGGCGCCCTTGGTATTGAGAAGCAAGCCTATGGCTAAACCATCTTGAGTGCGCATACCAAAGAAGAAAGTGGCGAATAAAGTGCTTAAAATCTTTAGAGAACACAACAAGAGTATAATCAGTAGTGTCAAGGGCCAATTTCCTTGGAAAACTGAGGTTAAGATAAGTCTCATTCCATTGCCAGCAAAGAAGAGCGGCGCCAGAAAGCCTCCCGTAAAATCATCTGAAATTGACATCATCGTGTCGGCAAATTTCCCATGAGGtaaaatcaatccaaatacaAAAGCCCCAACAATGCCATGTGCACCAAGAATATCTGTAACGTTTGCACAAACCAAAACCCCCATCACCACAAATAGTAATTCGTTATCTTCCCACTCATCTTTGTCTGTCTTGCTATCCATAAACCGTTGAATGATTGGACGCACCACAAAGATGCATACAACAATGAATAATATGGTGCTTAGCACCGTGTACATAGCTCCTTTACCATTGATTGCAAATGGAACCAGTAAAGTGAAAAGAATCCAACCATAGGTGTCACTGATCATGGCTGCTGTTAAAGCAGCTTTGCCAAGACCAGTATAAATGAGCTTGAGCTCAGAAAGTGTGTGAGCTATGACAGGAAAACCTGTGACGGTGAGAATTAATGTCCAAAGTAAATAAGCATTAACTGAACCTTCTTCAAGGGGAAATACTCCATTACTACCGTAAATTTTTCGGTACAAAGCATATAAGCATGGTGCCAACACCATCGGAAAGACGATCCCAGCAACCGCAATGCTAGCAGCCTTCTTTTTCACTCGTAGAATGGTATCTAAGTTCATCTCCAAACCGCTAAGGAATGCATAAAATATGAGACCAAGGTGGGAAAGAAGTTCAACGTTAAGGACACCATTTACAGGAAATATGAACTCAAAAATTGGTGTGAATCTCCCAAGTAATGGTGGAGTTAGTAGGAAACCAAcctacaaaatcaaatttatattattgGAATGATATATAGATGAGAAAATCATAAACAAAAGAACttgttcatttatatatatatatactta encodes the following:
- the LOC114398898 gene encoding cation/H(+) antiporter 15-like codes for the protein MANTIPACYEVYITNPSRIWRTDKVLQTQLPVLAFQIAFVVVLSRIFFIIFKPLHQTRLISQISVGFLLTPPLLGRFTPIFEFIFPVNGVLNVELLSHLGLIFYAFLSGLEMNLDTILRVKKKAASIAVAGIVFPMVLAPCLYALYRKIYGSNGVFPLEEGSVNAYLLWTLILTVTGFPVIAHTLSELKLIYTGLGKAALTAAMISDTYGWILFTLLVPFAINGKGAMYTVLSTILFIVVCIFVVRPIIQRFMDSKTDKDEWEDNELLFVVMGVLVCANVTDILGAHGIVGAFVFGLILPHGKFADTMMSISDDFTGGFLAPLFFAGNGMRLILTSVFQGNWPLTLLIILLLCSLKILSTLFATFFFGMRTQDGLAIGLLLNTKGAMALIMLNIAWDRAIFFVPTYAVITSAVLLMTVVVSPVINAVYRPRKRFEQNKLKTIQKLRVDAELRILACVHNTRQATSMISIIETFNATRLSPIHVCAMYLIELTGRAAALVAAHIEKPSSQPGEQNLTKSQAELESIANTFDAFGEAYDAVRIETLNVVSSYATIHEDIYNSANEKHTSLIILPFHKQLSSEGALEVTNAVYRDINQNVMQHAPCSVGIFLDRDFGSIPKMNLRILMLFVGGPDDREALAVAWRMAGHPGIKLSVVRILLFDEAAEVDGSVHDEARGILSSVMDSEKQKELDDEYINSFRLTAVNNKESISYSEIDVHIGEDIPNILNELEKNGCDLYIVGQGNCRNSRVFSNLLEWCECLELGVIGDILASNNFGSRSSLLVVQQYGYGGMVFGKNLNQKATNNDGFESLVVKTE